One genomic segment of Pongo pygmaeus isolate AG05252 chromosome 19, NHGRI_mPonPyg2-v2.0_pri, whole genome shotgun sequence includes these proteins:
- the OMG gene encoding oligodendrocyte-myelin glycoprotein produces MEYQILKMSLCLFILLFLTPGILCICPLQCICTERHRHVDCSGRNLTTLPSGLQENIIHLNLSYNHFTDLHNQLTQYTNLRTLDISNNRLESLPAQLPRSLWNMSAANNNIKLLDKSDTAYQWNLKYLDVSKNMLEKVVLIKNTLRSLEVLNLSSNKLWTVPTNMPSKLHIVDLSNNSLTQILPGTLINLTNLTHLYLHNNKFTFIPDQSFDQLFQLQEITLYNNRWSCEHKQNITYLLKWMMETKAHVIGTPCSTQISSLKEHNIYPTPSGFTSSLFTVSGMQTVDTINSLSVVTQPKVTKIPKQYRTKETTFGATLSKDTTFTSTDKAFVPYPEDTSTETINSHEAAAATLTIHLQDGMVTNTSLTSSTKSSPTPMTLSITSGMPNNFSEMPQQSTTLNLWREETTTNVKTPLPSVANAWKVNASFLLMLNVVVMLAV; encoded by the coding sequence ATGGAATATCAGATATTGAAAATGTCTCTCTGCCTGTTCATCCTTCTGTTTCTCACACCTGGTATTTTATGCATTTGTCCTCTCCAATGTATATGCACAGAGAGGCACAGGCATGTGGACTGTTCAGGCAGAAACTTGACTACATTACCATCTGGACTGCAAGAGAATATTATACATTTAAACCTGTCTTATAACCACTTTACTGATCTGCATAACCAGTTAACCCAATATACCAATCTGAGGACCCTGGACATTTCAAATAACAGGCTTGAAAGCCTGCCTGCTCAGTTACCTCGGTCTCTGTGGAACATGTCTGCTGCTAACAACAACATTAAACTTCTTGACAAATCTGATACAGCTTATCAGTGGAATCTTAAGTATCTGGATGTTTCCAAGAACATGCTGGAAAAGGTTGTCCTCATTAAAAATACACTAAGAAGTCTCGAGGTTCTCAACCTCAGTAGTAACAAGCTTTGGACAGTTCCAACCAACATGCCCTCCAAACTACATATCGTGGACCTGTCTAATAATTCTTTGACACAAATTCTTCCAGGTACATTAATAAACCTGACAAATCTCACACATCTTTACCTGCACAACAATAAGTTCACATTCATTCCAGACCAATCTTTTGACCAACTCTTTCAGTTGCAAGAGATAACCCTTTACAATAACAGGTGGTCATGTGAACACAAACAAAACATTACTTACTTACTGAAGTGGATGATGGAAACAAAAGCCCATGTGATAGGGACTCCATGTTctacccaaatatcatctttaaAGGAACATAACATATATCCCACACCTTCTGGATTTACCTCAAGCTTATTCACTGTAAGTGGGATGCAGACAGTGGACACCATTAACTCTCTGAGTGTGGTAACTCAACCCAAAGTGACCAAAATACCCAAACAATATCGAACAAAGGAAACAACGTTTGGTGCCACTCTAAGCAAAGACACCACCTTTACTAGCACTGATAAGGCTTTTGTGCCCTATCCAGAAGATACATCCACAGAGACTATCAATTCACATGAAGCAGCAGCTGCAACTCTAACTATTCATCTCCAAGATGGAATGGTTACAAACACAAGCCTCACTAGCTCAACAAAATCATCCCCAACACCCATGACCCTAAGTATCACTAGTGGCATGCCAAATAATTTCTCTGAAATGCCTCAACAAAGCACAACCCTTAACTTATGGAGGGAAGAGACAACCACAAATGTAAAGACTCCATTACCTTCTGTGGCAAATGCTTGGAAAGTAAATGCTTCATTTCTCTTAATGCTCAATGTTGTGGTCATGCTGGCTGTCTGA